The following are from one region of the Aspergillus luchuensis IFO 4308 DNA, chromosome 4, nearly complete sequence genome:
- the farA gene encoding CeGAL family transcription factor (COG:K;~EggNog:ENOG410PH0A;~InterPro:IPR036864,IPR007219,IPR001138;~PFAM:PF00172,PF04082;~TransMembrane:1 (o565-583i);~go_function: GO:0000981 - DNA-binding transcription factor activity, RNA polymerase II-specific [Evidence IEA];~go_function: GO:0003677 - DNA binding [Evidence IEA];~go_function: GO:0008270 - zinc ion binding [Evidence IEA];~go_process: GO:0006351 - transcription, DNA-templated [Evidence IEA];~go_process: GO:0006355 - regulation of transcription, DNA-templated [Evidence IEA]), with amino-acid sequence MSTTENQTDPSASKTSPAPSTAGSTGTSGITVRTGPNGHMSFRRQRASRACETCHARKVRCDAASLGVPCTNCVAFSIECKIPTPKRKKNQTKSKETSGGEEAEPKSPPSKPEPLPVESGKDAFGYQRSRMAVDGMPVTSLTESQAAQQASHNTMYAQFMKPKFARAPIKEAGRVAYLGESSNLSLLVQDRHGTTDVVHYPLPPNMGGTPARLTDLDSLELDILHQRGAFLLPPKPLCDELVEAYFKWVAPVVPIVNRSRFMRQYRDPKNPPSLLLLQAILLAGSRVCTNPQLMDANGSTTPAAMTFYKRAKALYDANYEDDRVTIVQALVLLGWYWEGPEDVTKNVFYWTRVATVVAQGSGMHRSVESSQLTKPDKRLWKRIWWTLFTRDRSVAVALGRPIGINTDDSDVGMLTEDDFIEDEIDIAAEYQPDPVHVQFFLQYVKLCEIMGLVLSQQYSVASKSRRMNAMDLTHSDMALADWLQNCPKEVCWQRQRHHFWAALLHANYYTTLCLLHRAHMPPASSVSSNYRVEEMAYPSRTIAFQAAGMITSIVENLHNHSEIRYAPAFIVYSLFSALIMHVYQMRSSVPSIVATCQERINICMQALKDVSKVWLVAKMVHTLFESILGNKVLEERLQKAAGKRHQRVRPEAAQQPPAKKPEPPKRKFDEMEFGLPNGGGPTPPVSYERSRPQTPAVTPSREMQPPGLNLPQGSPPAPGQPGTSRGNTRPTTPFNQYSLPATPPDLFLVTRTSPNLSPSLWENFQPDQLFPDGTTFFPELTSPQPNTVDPQLQMQSQLQAQSMDQRTMMPQQIPGRGSISAAQGSPEVMSTLTPGMGLPGQHSQQVFGIESQQAWPMQNMDATLGGAPMDAASQDDNWSSSSRSGPTAPTTLNVEDWFQFFGINGSFGDLAT; translated from the exons ATGAGCACGACCGAAAACCAGACAGATCCATCAGCTTCCAAAACCAGCCCAGCCCCAAGTACAGCGGGCTCAACGGGCACGTCAGGTATTACTGTGCGCACGGGACCAAACGGACATATGAGTTTCAGAAG ACAACGTGCGTCGCGTGCTTGTGAG ACATGCCATGCTCGAAAA GTTCGCTGCGATGCTGCCAGTCTAGGGGTGCCATGCACCAACTGCGTGGCCTTTTCGATCGAGTGCAAGATCCCTACGCCGAAACGCAAGAAGAACCAAACCAAGTCAAAGGAAACAAGCGG AGGTGAGGAAGCCGAACCGAAATCGCCGCCGAGCAAACCCGAGCCACTACCAGTCGAAAGCGGGAAGGATGCCTTTGGCTATCAGAGGAGTCGGATGGCTGTCGACGGTATGCCGGTCACTAGCCTCACCGAATCGCAGGCCGCTCAACAGGCTTCCCACAATACGATGTATGCTCAATTTATGAAGCCTAAATTTGCGCGCGCCCCGATAAAGGAAGCGGGGAGGGTGGCATATCTTGGAGAGTCGTCAAACCTGTCGCTGCTCGTCCAGGACCGCCATGGGACCACCGATGTCGTACACTACCCTCTCCCCCCGAACATGGGCGGCACGCCTGCTCGGTTGACGGATCTGGATAGTTTGGAGTTGGATATTCTGCACCAACGTGGCGCCTTCCTGCTGCCTCCAAAGCCACTGTGTGATGAGCTGGTTGAGGCCTACTTTAAATGGGTGGCCCCCGTTGTGCCCATCGTCAATCGCAGCCGCTTCATGCGACAGTATCGTGATCCAAAGAATCCCCCGTctttacttcttctccaagccatACTTCTGGCTGGTTCGAGGGTCTGCACCAATCCGCAATTGATGGACGCCAACGGCTCTACTACGCCAGCTGCCATGACGTTCTATAAGAGGGCAAAGGCACTATACGATGCTAATTACGAGGATGACCGCGTCACTATTGTCCAAGCGCTGGTTCTTCTAGGCTGGTACTGGGAAGGACCTGAAG ATGTTACGAAGAATGTCTTCTACTGGACCAGGGTGGCCACGGTCGTGGCTCAGGGTTCGGGTATGCATCGAAG TGTGGAATCGTCTCAACTTACCAAGCCGGATAAGAGGCTGTGGAAACGCATCTGGTGGACCCTGTTCACAAGGGACCGATCAGTGGCTGTCGCGCTCGGCCGGCCTATCGGTATCAATACTGACGATTCGGACGTCGGGATGTTGACGGAGGACGACTTCATCGAAGATGAGATTGACATCGCGGCGGAGTATCAGCCAGACCCGGTGCACGTGCAGTTTTTCCTTCAATATGTCAAGCTCTGCGAAATCATGGGTTTGGTCCTCTCCCAGCAGTATTCCGTGGCCTCGAAATCAAGACGGATGAACGCTATGGATCTCACCCACTCCGACATGGCATTGGCAGATTGGCTCCAAAACTGCCCGAAGGAGGTGTGCTGGCAACGGCAACGGCATCACTTCTGGGCTGCTCTTCTCCATGCCAACTACTA CACAACACTTTGTCTCCTGCATCGAGCCCATATGCCGCCTGCGTCTTCCGTTTCAAGCAATTACCGCGTAGAAGAGATGGCCTACCCTTCGCGAACCATTGCGTTCCAGGCTGCTGGAATGATCACTTCAATTGTTGAGAACCTCCACAATCACAGCGAGATCAGATATGCGCCTGCCTTTAT TGTCTACAGTCTGTTCTCGGCCCTGATCATGCATGTTTATCAAATGCGATCTTCCGTTCCCTCAATTGTGGCCACCTGCCAGGAACGGATCAACATCTGTATGCAAGCCCTCAAGGATGTGTCTAAGGTCTGGCTCGTAGCCAAGATGGTGCATACGCTATTTGAGTCCATTCTCGGGAACAAGGTCCTAGAAGAGCGCCTTCAGAAAGCTGCAGGCAAGAGACACCAGCGGGTACGGCCCGAGGCTGCTCAGCAGCCGCCTGCGAAGAAGCCCGAACCCCCCAAGCGCAAGTTCGACGAGATGGAATTTGGCCTACCGAATGGCGGAGGGCCCACGCCACCGGTATCTTACGAGCGATCTCGTCCCCAAACGCCTGCAGTCACGCCCTCGAGAGAGATGCAGCCTCCGGGTCTGAACCTGCCACAAGGCTCCCCTCCAGCTCCCGGGCAGCCGGGTACCTCGCGCGGTAATACGCGCCCGACGACTCCTTTCAATCAATACTCCTTGCCTGCCACGCCCCCGGATCTATTCCTTGTTACGCGTACATCACCCAATCTTTCCCCATCACTGTGGGAGAACTTCCAACCGGATCAGTTGTTCCCTGACGGCACGACGTTCTTCCCAGAATTGACATCGCCCCAACCGAACACGGTCGACCCGCAACTGCAGATGCAGTCTCAGCTACAAGCTCAAAGCATGGACCAACGGACGATGATGCCGCAGCAAATACCAGGACGTGGTAGTATATCCGCCGCTCAGGGCAGTCCGGAAGTCATGTCGACTCTAACGCCTGGGATGGGCCTGCCGGGCCAGCACTCACAGCAGGTGTTTGGGATAGAAAGCCAGCAGGCTTGGCCAATGCAGAATATGGACGCGACGCTGGGCGGAGCGCCTATGGACGCCGCGAGTCAGGATGACAATTGGAGCAGTAGCTCAAGGAGCGGCCCGACAGCTCCCACCACACTCAATGTGGAGGACTG GTTCCAATTTTTCGGCATTAACGGTAGTTTCGGCGATCTGGCGACCTAA
- a CDS encoding putative chromosome segregation protein (Pcs1) (COG:S;~EggNog:ENOG410PNGY;~InterPro:IPR040349,IPR020981,IPR038608;~PFAM:PF12539;~go_component: GO:0033551 - monopolin complex [Evidence IEA];~go_function: GO:0005515 - protein binding [Evidence IEA]): MPKRKAAAALSNSAGDEDPIQANDSGRERPTKKQRGRPRSKSAEMKPLTQAGRDSSTALPQASEAPTRKSGRRGRPKGSRNSVQATQDISEEQAEVRESEHETGDQEAEGTAASNDEADDAQEVAKPARTTKSTRAAPRGRKNAATRNSVQTDGGFEYTPSTGRQRKSLDKPEDRPEPPKRQKRKPEVEENNDAQDNESTAPDVVDETLLQDAPIEARSVSRSPTKRQSQRGIYSSPSKSRLGGTAEANVEPELRRRIGELTKKCDTLENRYRNLKEIGIVEANSNMEKLRKQCESMTNASNNLIASLKAELEAQKALGQQSRSLQRQLKERDAEVAQLKSQAEEATSQLSSAQTEVKALQTKLAAARNTAASLENAAIKMPGSAIKSGANRANAAAVTAEAAQAAQFAQLKEDLYTDLTGLIIRDVKKRPSDNLYDCIQTGSNGTLHFKLVVPHVSSANFESAEFQYIPLLDENRDRELVDVLPEYLTVDITFVRQQASKFYTRVIDALTKRRSTAAI, encoded by the exons ATGCCCAAACGAAAGGCCGCTGCTGCGCTATCCAATTCAGCCGGCGATGAGGATCCTATCCAAGCTAATGACTCGGGAAGGGAACGCCCTACCAAGAAGCAGAGAGGAAGGCCTCGATCGAAATCTGCAGAGATGAAGCCCCTAACGCAAGCTGGGCGGGATTCCAGTACAGCACTCCCGCAAGCGTCGGAGGCACCTACGAGAAAGAGCGGCCGCAGGGGCAGACCCAAGGGCAGCAGAAACTCGGTTCAGGCAACACAAGACATATCGGAAGAGCAGGCTGAGGTCAGGGAGTCAGAACACGAAACAGGCGATCAGGAGGCGGAAGGCACTGCTGCCTCGAATGATGAAGCAGACGATGCACAGGAAGTTGCAAAGCCAGCAAGGACCACCAAGTCTACGAGAGCTGCCCCGCGTGGCCGGAAAAATGCCGCTACAAGAAACTCAGTTCAGACAGATGGTGGATTCGAGTACACTCCATCAACTGGCCGACAACGCAAATCGCTGGACAAACCTGAAGACAGACCAGAACCACCGAAGAGACAAAAACGGAAACCCGAAGTGGAGGAGAACAACGACGCACAAGATAATGAAAGCACTGCCCCGGATGTCGTGGACGAGACTCTGCTTCAAGATGCGCCGATAGAAGCCCGGTCCGTGTCACGCTCCCCCACAAAACGACAATCCCAGAGAGGCATCTACAGCTCTCCCTCAAAGTCAAGGCTAGGAGGAACGGCCGAGGCCAATGTGGAGCCCGAGTTGCGTCGTCGGATTGGTGAATTGACGAAGAAATGCGATACACTTGAGAATCGCTATCGGAATCTTAAAGAGATTGGCATTGTTGAAGCGAACTCGAACATGGAAAAACTACGAAAACAGTGCGAGTCGATGACCAACG CTTCGAACAACCTGATAGCATCATTGAAGGCAGAGTTAGAGGCCCAGAAGGCACTTGGTCAGCAAAGTCGGTCGCTCCAACGACAGCTCAAGGAACGGGATGCCGAAGTAGCGCAGTTGAAGTCGCAAGCTGAGGAGGCGACGAGTCAGCTCTCCTCGGCACAGACTGAGGTTAAGGCTTTGCAAACCAAGCTTGCGGCGGCTCGTAACACGGCTGCGAGCCTTGAGAATGCAGCCATCAAGATGCCTGGAAGTGCAATCAAGAGCGGTGCCAATCGTGCGAATGCTGCTGCGGTCACTGCTGAAGCCGCGCAGGCAGCTCAATTTGCGCAGCTCAAGGAAGATTTGTACACTGATCTCACAGGCCTAATAATTCGTGATGTTAAGAAGCGACCGTCTGACAATTTGTATGATTGTATTCAGACTGGTAGCAATGGAA CCCTTCATTTCAAGCTGGTTGTGCCCCACGTATCGTCGGCCAACTTTGAATCTGCCGAGTTTCAATATATCCCACTGCTGGATGAGAACAGAGACCGTGAGCTGGTTGATGTTCTTCCCGAGTACTTGACTGTCGACATTACATTTGTTCGCCAACAAGCATCGAAGTTCTATACCAGAGTGATCGATGCGCTGACCAAGCGGCGGAGTACTGCTGCCATCTGA
- the MCD4 gene encoding mannose-ethanolamine phosphotransferase MCD4 (BUSCO:EOG09260KDB;~COG:G;~EggNog:ENOG410PGMQ;~InterPro:IPR007070,IPR037671,IPR017852,IPR017850, IPR000917;~PFAM:PF01663,PF04987;~TransMembrane:15 (n7-16c21/22o462-486i498-519o525-541i553-577o589-607i614-634o640-660i681-700o720-739i744-762o768-784i830-852o872-892i904-923o935-955i);~go_component: GO:0005789 - endoplasmic reticulum membrane [Evidence IEA];~go_component: GO:0016021 - integral component of membrane [Evidence IEA];~go_function: GO:0003824 - catalytic activity [Evidence IEA];~go_function: GO:0008484 - sulfuric ester hydrolase activity [Evidence IEA];~go_function: GO:0016740 - transferase activity [Evidence IEA];~go_function: GO:0051377 - mannose-ethanolamine phosphotransferase activity [Evidence IEA];~go_process: GO:0006506 - GPI anchor biosynthetic process [Evidence IEA]), producing MARLGRVGFLTLAVVFHLIYAYSIFDIYFVSPIVSGMSSFRVEREPDAAAPAKRLVLFVADGLRADKAFQALPDPDDTTGEDADPVYLAPFIRSRVLSHGTFGISHTRVPTESRPGHVALIAGLYEDVSAVTTGWKLNPVNFDSVFNRSRHTWSWGSPDILLMFQEGAVPGRVDADTYGEEEEDFSSDATRLDTWVFEKVKYLFASAKTDPELDAKLREDKVVFFLHLLGLDTTGHFSRPYSKEYLRNIKLVDRGVQEITKLVEEFYGDDETAFVFTADHGMSDWGSHGDGHPDNTRTPLVVWGSGVAGPRYTQEGTLTGHEDGVSSDWGFDGIQRNDVAQADVAALMAYLTGLDFPTNSVGQLPLQYLDASPKDKALAALANTQEVLEMYRVKEEQKKAALLRYRPFEPLADHGRTSVDEHLEEIKSKITSGSYDESIAMSSALLANALEGLRYLQTYDWLFLRTIVTLGYLGWIAYALTTVIDLHVLHGTSDSDRTAFSTSFFSSILVALFSVFFVQHSSWRYYLYGFFPVFFWEEVFARRKALLAGRDILMGHVHSASGYVAFVFQLLAFVGVLEALVQSYFHREIFTVCFILGAFWPLCYGAGFVKKHALLSLSWFVGCLLMSTFTLLPANKVEEIGTITWGGLLMFFTGLLYLLFENRILGRKAHPAQSSITLPSCGSRTIMGMQLGMVMLALIVTRSSAMSLQAKEGLPFGNQVVGWFVLVTSLLLPFLYRLYPNRHYLHRLMVLFLTFSPSFIILTISYEGLFYFVFCLTLATWVRLEHAIHVYTAAASNGTVDSKKPGTDATAVVEGHAYRYRTLSVSDARVALFFFFLLQSAFFSTGNIASISSFSLESVVRLIPVFSPFSQGALLILKILIPFAIISANLGILNRRLEVAPSALFMVVMSISDIMTLNFFYMVRDEGSWLDIGTTISHFCIASFLCTFVAVLEFLSEVMISGVDIGPRSTAIDAVNGSTETNGTAMADKKKHRKTQ from the exons ATGGCGCGACTTGGCCGCGTAGGGTTCCTCACCCTCGCGGTGGTATTCCACCTAATTTACGCCTATTCCATCTTCGACATCTATTTCGTCAGTCCGATCGTTAGTGGCATGAGCTCGTTCCGCGTGGAACGAGAACCCGATGCTGCTGCCCCCGCAAAACGTCTCGTCCTATTTGTCGCCGATGGCCTGCGCGCTGATAAGGCCTTCCAAGCATTGCCCGATCCCGATGATACCACCGGAGAGGATGCGGATCCTGTTTACTTGGCCCCCTTTATTCGCTCGCGTGTGCTTTCCCATGGCACTTTCGGAATCTCCCATACTCGAGTTCCTACGGAGTCGCGACCCGGCCACGTTGCGCTTATCGCGGGGTTATATGAGGATGTGTCGGCGGTTACCACGGGATGGAAGCTGAACCCGGTGAACTTCGACAGTGTCTTCAATCGCAGTCGGCATACATGGAGCTGGGGCAGTCCGGATATCCTTCTGATGTTCCAGGAAGGCGCAGTCCCCGGGAGGGTGGATGCGGATACATacggcgaagaggaggaagacttCTCGTCTGACGCTACACGGCTTGACACCTGGGTGTTTGAGAAAGTGAAATATCTGTTCGCTTCCGCCAAAACTGATCCTGAGCTGGATGCAAAACTGCGCGAGGACAAAGtggtcttctttctccatcttcttgggcttgatACTACCGGTCATTTCAGTCGCCCATACTCGAAGGAATATCTTCGTAATATCAAGTTGGTGGACAGAGGTGTGCAGGAAATAACCAAATTGGTGGAGGAATTTTACGGGGATGATGAAACCGCCTTCGTTTTCACAGCTGACCATGGAATGAGCGACTGGGGCAGTCATGGAGACGGTCATCCGGACAATACTAGGACGCCACTTGTTGTATGGGGTTCTGGTGTAGCCGGACCTCGATACACGCAGGAAGGGACACTTACTGGGCACGAGGATGGCGTGTCGTCCGATTGGGGCTTTGACGGCATTCAGCGAAATGATGTCGCACAGGCTGATGTGGCGGCCCTTATGGCATACCTGACTGGGCTCGACTTTCCTACTAATTCTGTTGGTCAGCTACCGCTGCAATATCTGGACGCTAGTCCGAAGGACAAGGCACTGGCCGCGTTGGCCAACACTCAGGAGGTCTTGGAGATGTACCGTGTGAAGGAGGAACAGAAAAAGGCAGCCCTGCTTCGGTACAGGCCCTTTGAGCCACTAGCTGATCACGGCCGAACCTCTGTTGATGAACACCTCGAGGAAATAAAGTCCAAGATAACAAGCGGCTCCTATGACGAGTCCATTGCAATGTCGTCCGCTTTACTGGCAAATGCCTTGGAGGGCTTGCGCTACTTACAGACATACGACTGGCTATTCCTCAGAACCATCGTCACGCTGGGATACCTGGGCTGGATAGCCTATGCTCTGACTACGGTTATCGACTTGCATGTCCTTCATGGGACCTCAGACTCTGACCGAACGGCGTTCAGCACTTCGTTCTTCTCGTCAATTCTTGTTGCGCTCTTCTCTGTCTTTTTCGTTCAGCACTCCTCTTGGAGGTATTATCTCTACGGTTTCTTCCCGGTGTTCTTCTGGGAAGAGGTATTCGCCCGACGAAAGGCTCTCCTTGCTGGCCGCGACATCCTTATGGGTCATGTTCACTCCGCAAGTGGCTATGTCGCGTTTGTATTTCAGTTGTTGGCCTTCGTGGGTGTATTGGAGGCTTTG GTGCAATCCTACTTCCATCGCGAAATCTTTACTGTGTGCTTTATCCTGGGCGCTTTTTGGCCCCTTTGCTACGGAGCAGGATTCGTGAAGAAGCATGCACTGCTGTCCCTTTCATGGTTTGTGGGTTGTCTTCTAATGAGCACTTTCACTTTGCTACCGGCAAACAAGGTCGAAGAGATAGGCACAAT AACCTGGGGTGGCCTGTTAATGTTCTTCACCGGCCTGTTATACCTACTTTTTGAGAACCGCATCTTGGGGAGAAAAGCACACCCAGCGCAGTCATCCATCACTCTTCCCAGCTGTGGTTCGCGCACCATCATGGGCATGCAG CTGGGCATGGTCATGCTTGCATTGATAGTTACGAGATCTAGTGCAATGTCTCTTCAAGCTAAAGAAGGTCTTCCATTTGGTAACCAAGTCGTCGGTTGGTTCGTTCTGG TTACCTCACTGCTACTTCCCTTCCTCTACCGCCTGTATCCCAATAGGCATTACCTGCATCGCTTGATGGTCCTTTTCCTcaccttctctccatccttcatcatccttaCCATTTCGTACGAGGGGCTCTTTTACTTCGTCTTTTGCCTGACTCTTGCAACCTGGGTACGGTTAGAGCACGCTATTCATGTCTACACCGCAGCGGCAAGCAACGGCACTGTGGATTCAAAGAAGCCAGGCACCGACGCAACAGCAGTTGTCGAAGGCCATGCTTACCGCTACCGAACCCTCAGCGTGTCAGATGCACGGGTggcgctcttcttctttttcctgcttCAATCAGCCTTCTTCAGCACGGGCAATATCGCCTCgatctcctcattctccttgGAGAGTGTTGTCCGGCTCATTCCGGTCTTCAGCCCATTCAGTCAGGGCGCCCTGCTGATCCTGAAGATTCTCATCCCTTTCGCCATCATCAGTGCTAACCTGGGCATTCTGAACCGCCGACTGGAGGTCGCGCCCAGCGCTCTGttcatggtggtgatgtcgatCTCGGATATCATGACGCTGAACTTCTTCTATATGGTGCGCGACGAGGGCTCCTGGTTGGACATTGGCACGACCATCAGCCACTTCTGCATTGCCAGCTTTCTGTGCACATTCGTAGCTGTGCTGGAGTTTCTCAGCGAGGTGATGATCAGTGGAGTGGACATTGGTCCCCGAAGCACCGCCATTGACGCAGTCAACGGATCCACAGAGACGAATGGCACTGCGATGGCcgacaagaaaaagcatcGCAAGACCCAATAG
- a CDS encoding protein-degrading AAA family ATPase MSP1 (COG:O;~EggNog:ENOG410PHS8;~InterPro:IPR041569,IPR003959,IPR027417,IPR003593, IPR003960;~PFAM:PF00004,PF17862,PF05496;~TransMembrane:1 (i12-34o);~go_function: GO:0005524 - ATP binding [Evidence IEA];~go_function: GO:0016887 - ATPase activity [Evidence IEA]), with protein sequence MASARGPRWQQFLQELVMVAGTSASAYFLIRYLLSRLDFDPESQKKEEQKRKSAAILRKLDGGDESDEDSPRRGGKGGRRPKRGDLVLNQYEQAIAMDVVAPDDIPVSFEDIGGLDDIIEELKESVIYPLTMPHLYASTSSLLTAPSGVLLYGPPGCGKTMLAKALAHESGACFINLHISTLTEKWYGDSNKLVNAVFSLARKLQPSIVFIDEIDAVLGTRRSGEHEASGMVKAEFMTHWDGLTSANSMGEPQRVVVLGATNRIGDIDEAILRRMPKKFPVALPPAAQRLRILSLVLKDTKVDRDNFDLDYLVKGMAGMSGSDIKEACRDAAMVPVRELIRQKKAAGQQMTAVDPKEVRGLRTEDFFSRAGGVRVIPPAAQLANKANSEKEWSTESEAASEAEARTPAEMAEPPE encoded by the exons ATGGCTTCAGCGCGCGGACCCCGATGGCAGCAGTTCTTGCAGGAATTGGTGATGGTTGCGGGCACC TCGGCGTCTGCATACTTCCTCATCCGATATCTCCTATCCCGCCTTGACTTCGACCCGGAGTctcaaaagaaagaagaacaaaaacGCAAGTCGGCCGCCATCCTACGGAAGcttgatggaggagacgagTCAGATGAGGACTCACCGCGTCGCGGAGGAAAAGGCGGACGCCGGCCAAAGAGAGGGGATCTTGTCCTCAACCAATACGAACAGGCTATTGCTATGGACGTAGTCGCTCCAGATGATATTCCTGTATCATTCGAAGACATAGGAGGTTTGGACGATATCATCGAAGAGTTGAAGGAGTCTGTCATCTACCCTCTCACAATGCCCCATCTCTAcgcttcgacatcatcgctTCTTACTGCCCCATCTGGCGTCCTTCTATACGGGCCGCCTGGATGCGGAAAGACCATGCTTGCGAAGGCACTCGCTCATGAGAGCGGGGCATGTTTCATTAATCTACACATCTCTACTCTGACTGAGAAGTGGTACGGCGATTCCAACAAGCTGGTAAATGCCGTGTTCTCGCTTGCCAGGAAGTTGCAGCCCTCGATCGTTTTCATCGATGAGATTGATGCCGTGCTGGGCACTCGACGAAGCGGAGAGCACGAGGCCAGCGGTATGGTCAAGGCCGAGTTCATGACTCACTGGGACGGTCTTACTTCGGCGAACTCGATGGGCGAGCCGCAGCGAGTGGTTGTCCTCGGTGCCACTAATCGCATAGGCGATATTGACGAGGCCATCCTCCGGCGGATGCCTAAGAAGTTTCCTGTCGCTCTACCCCCTGCAGCACAACGGCTTCGAATCCTCAGCCTGGTTCTGAAAGATACCAAGGTTGATCGGGATAACTTTGACCTCGATTATCTGGTCAAGGGCATGGCGGGTATGTCGGGTAGTGATATCAAGGAGGCTTGCCGGGATGCAGCCATGGTGCCGGTGCGCGAACTCATTCGCCAGAAAAAGGCGGCTGGACAACAAATGACGGCCGTTGATCCCAAAGAGGTCCGGGGTCTGCGTACAGAAGACTTCTTCTCGCGCGCCGGGGGTGTCCGGGTTATTCCCCCAGCTGCCCAGCTGGCGAACAAAGCCAACTCGGAGAAAGAGTGGAGTACTGAGTCGGAGGCAGCGTCCGAAGCTGAAGCACGAACACCCGCGGAGATGGCGGAACCTCCCGAGTAG